Genomic DNA from bacterium:
CGCCCGCGGCACCTTCGAACTCGATGTTCAGGGTGTTCGGAAGCACATGCTCCGCCGAGCCATTGCGTCGCACGCCGGGAACGCCCGCCACGATGCCTTCCCAGAGTCGATCCCGATGCCGTGCACACTCCGCCGCGCGAATGCCCAGATCGCGGCGCGCCAGCTCGGCGGCGCAGCCGAGGCCAACGATTCCCGCCGTGTTCTCCGTCCCACCTCGGCGCCGTTTCTCCTGGGGGCCGCCGCGGATCCAGGGCGCCAGGGGCACCCCGGAGCGAGCCCAGAGAAAGCCCGCGCCCTTCGGGCCGTAGAACTTGTGGGCCGACCCCACGAGGCTGTCCGCGCCCAACGTCGAAACGTCCACCGGGATCTTCCCGAGGGCCTGGGTCGCATCGACATGCAGGTGCGCTCCGACACGATGGGCAATCTCGGCAATGGTGGGAATGTCTTGCACCACACCGATCTCGTTGTTGGCGAGGATCACGGCCACCAGGGCGGTGCGATCATCGACCTGCAGCCGGAGGGCGGTCAAATCGAGGCGGCCCGCCTCGTCGACGCCAATCTGCACGATCGTGGAGTCATGCTCGCCCAGAAGAGCCAGCGGCTCATCGACGGAAGGATGCTCGATCGTCGAGCTCAGGAACCGCGTGCGATCGTTGGCTCTTGCAATCGAGTGGATGGCCGTGTTGTTCGCTTCGGTGGCACTGCCCGTGAACAGGATCTCATCGAAATCGGCTCCAACCAGTGCAGCCACCTGCTCTCGCGCGCCTTCGATGGCACGGCGGGCCCTTGCGCCTTCGATGTAGGTGCTCGAGGGGTTGCCCCAGTTTTCCCGGAGCATCTCCTGCATGGCTTCGCAGACCTCCGGATGAACCGGAGTGGTTGCATTGAAATCGAGGTAGATCCTCACTTGCCGGATGCCAGCTGGGTGGGCTCTCCCGGGCCGCCTAGATCGAAGACGAGATCCCGCAGGCTCTTGCCCTCGGCGGCGGGCGCTGCGGCCTGATCGATCTCGGTGAGGACCGCGTTCACCTCACGAGCCACTTCGGGGGTGCCCAACGCGACGTGGCGCTCCCCTTGAAGCGCCGTCAAGACGTCCGCGACGCGCACGTGCTCTGCCGGACGGCCCAACTGGAAGGCACCGTGCTGATCGGCTCCGCATGGGCTCAGGATGCCATCGGCTTCGAGATCGCCAAGGATCTCACGGACCGAGCGCAGCGGAACATCCAACGTGTCGGACAACGTGTCCGCGGTCCAGGGTTCACTCCCCTCCTCGAAGGCCTTGGCGCATTGGACGGCGATCGCGAGCCCGATCGTCTCCCGAGCCGCGGCGCCCGGGGCTTGCCCGCGCACCTCCCGGCGGTAGAGATTGAGCGTCTGATGGGCGTAGGCGACTTCGGCGCCGAAGAGCACGACGTTCCACGACCAATAGACCCAGATCATGAAGAGCGCGACACCCGCCAGCGCACCCAGGGCGGCACCGTAACGCGATGAACCCCTGACCGTCGCGACGAACGCCACCTGGGCCAGGCCGAACAGGATCGCGGCGACACCACCACCCAGAAGCGCGGAGCGGGGCCGCACTCTCGTGTTCGGCAGGAACCAATACAGGAACGCAAACGCCAGCAGTGAGAGGAGGAGCGGTGCGTACTCGATCCCGGATGCGAGGAGCGCATTGACCCAGGGCACGTCGCGCATCCGCTGCACCAGCCATTGGCTCTCGATCGTCGTCCGCAGCGGAATGGCGACGCCCATCAAGATGGGCGCCACGAAGATGACCGCCATGTAGTCCGGGATCCGGCGCACCCAGGGACGCTGCTCCGGCACGCCCCAGATGGCGTTCAGGCCCTTCTCCACGCCCCCGATCTGCAGGATCGTCGTGAACAACACGACGCCGCCCGAGACGCCGCCGAGGGCCTTGAAGTTGAACTCGCCGACCTGTTTCAGCAGGAAATCCTGCGCCTCGGGCGTCACCGCAGCAAATTTCCCGAGGAGCTGCTGCACCACTTCCGGCCCGCCGCCGATCAAGTCCACCATGGCGACGGCGATCGCCAACAAAGGCACGATCGAGATCATCGTCAGGAAGGTCAGATGATAGGCCCGCAGTGTCAGGTGGTCCTTGACGAAACCCTCGGCGATCAGGAAGCCCAATTGCACGACAGAACGGAGCCAACCAAGAGGCGCGGGTAGCGGCTCCCGGCTCCACAGGTCGTCGCGGAAGAAGGCTCGTACGCGTTCGAAAATGGAATCCACCGCGGGAAAAGCCTAGCCCTTGCTCGGCCCAGGGCACCCAGGCGCCCCGGGATCGATGGCCAGCCAGTCGCGCAGGCGGGCGACCGTGCGTGGGCCGAGCCCCGGCACGCGCTCCAGATCGGTGGGGCGGCAGAACGGTGTGCGCCCTCGATGCGCCACGATCGCATCCGCCCGGGCCGGACCAATCCCAGGCAGGACCGTCAATTCCAGCGCCGAAGCGCCGTTTGGATCGAGGCCCTCTCCAAAGAGCAGTCCCTCCACGGCCGTTACGTCGCCTCGAGGCCCCTCGGCCCAGGTCGGTCGGGTCTGGCGGCTTGCCTCTCGGGCCAACGGCACCGCGAGCAGGAACGCGGCCAATGCGAGTGCCGCCCCGCCCCGGCGGCTCACCTCAAACCTCGGCAACCGGCTCTGCTGCACCGGCCTCGACGAACGCGGCGTGCAACGTGCGCACGGCAAGCTCGGTGTATTTCTCCTCGATCACGACCGAGATCTTGATCTCGCTCGTCGTGATGAGTTGGATGTTGATGCCTTCCGCCGCAAGCGCCTCGAACATCTGGGCCGCCACGCCGGCATGGTCCTTCATCCCCAGGCCCACGACCGAGACCTTGGCGATCTCCTGGTCGCCCTCTACTTGTTCGGCGCCGACCGAGGCGGCGTGATCCTTCATCAACTCAAGCGCGCCGTCGTAGTCATCGCGGGGCACCGTGAAGGTCATGTCAGTCGTGCCGTCCTGGGACATGTTCTGGATGATCATGTCGACGACGGTACCCGCGCGAGACAACGGCCCGAACAACGCGGCGGCCACGCCGGGGTTGTCCTTCACGCCCAGGACTCGGATCTTGGCCTCGCTTCGATTGTAGGTCACACCGGAAACCACCAGGCGTTCCATCACATCCTCCTCGCGCACCACCCATGTGCCCTCTCCTTCGTGGAAGGAGGAGCGGACGTGAATGGGAATGCCATCTGCCATTGCAAACTTCACCGACCGGATCTGCAGGACCTTCGCGCCCAGACTGGCCATCTCGAGCATCTCCTCGTAGGAAATGCGATCGAGCTTTCGAGCCGCCGGTACCATGTTCGGATCGGTCGTGAAGACGCCGTCCACATCGGTGTAGATCTCGCAGACATCCGCTTTCAGGGCGCAGGCAACGGCCACGGCGGAGGTATCGGTGCCACCACGACCCAGGGTCGTGATGTTGCCGTTGTCATCGGTGCCCTGGAAACCCGCGATCACGGGAACCTCACCGGAGGAGATGGCGCTTCGGATGCGCTCGGCATCGATGCTCAGGATGCGCGCGCGGCTGTGGTCGCCATCGGTTCGCATGCCGATCTGCGCTCCGGTAAAGGAGCGTGCCTCGTGGCCCAGTTGATGAATGGCCATCACCAGGAGGGCGATCGTCTTCTGTTCACCGGTCGAGACGAGGACATCGTATTCGCGCGGGCTCGGCACTTGACCACCGAGCTCCTTGGCCAGTGCCACGAGCTGGTTGGTCTCACCGGACATGGCCGAGACGACGACGGCGACGTCATGGCCAGCCTGCTTCGTAGCCACGACCCTGCGCGCGACGTTCCGAATCCGTTCCGGATCGCCCACGCTGGTGCCGCCGAATTTCTGGACGATCAAGGACATGCTGCGCTCCAACGCTCGAGCGTGGCTCGGGAAGCAGGCCCCAACGCCGCGACACACACATGCCGATCCTCGACACCGCCCCCCGGGCGGAGCTCGATTTCGAGGCGATCCTGGGGAAGCGCTTCAGGGAAGCGATCGCCCCATTCCACCACCAGCCCCACGCCCGGCGCGAGCCAATCGTGGAGACCCGACGCCATGAGCTCATCCTCGCTCTCGACGCGATACCAATCTGCATGCACCAGGCGAAGCTCCGGCGGTGCCCCGTATTCGTTGGCGATCACGAAGGTCGGGCTCGAAACGCCGGACGGATCGATGCCCAGGCCTTCGGCCAGCGCCTTCGCGAAGAGCGTCTTTCCCGCTCCGAGCGGTCCGTTCAAGCTCACGACCCATCCTTTGCCATTGCCCACCTGGAGCAATGCGGTTGCCAATGCGCGCGCCAGCGCGCTCGTTTCAGTGGGACTCTTGGAAGGCCAGTTGCGCATCGGCCGGCTCCGGGAATCCCAGGACATCGCCCTCCGGCGCTGCTTCTTCTTCTGCGGTTCTGCGATAGGCCTCGAGCACCTCGGGCAGGAGATCGACCAGCTCGCCCGCCAACAGACCCACGTCTCCGCGGCGGGAGGCGAAGAGTTCTCCGGCAGCGCCGTGCACGGCTGGTCCCGCAATTCCGGCCTGAAATGCAGAAAGGCCCTGGGCGATGAATCCACCCACCACGCCGGCCAGCACATCGCCTGTGCCGCCCGTTCCCAGGACGGGCCCGCCCGTGGGATTCACGGCCAGTTGGCCTGTGGGTTCTGCTGTCACCGTTCCCGCTCCCTTCAACACCACGACGGCACCACTCGCCCGCGCCAAGGCACGAGCGGCCTTGGGCCGGTCGGCGAGTACCTCGGCGGTCGTCTGATCGAGCAGCGCCGCGGCTTCTCCCGGGTGGGGCGTCACGATAGTGACCGGCTGTCGGGCCTTCAACACGTCGAGCTGGCCGCGGAACGCCAGTAGGCCATCGGCATCCAGGATCAGCGGAACCGCCAGCTGCTCGGCAAGGCGGCGGATCAAATCGAGGGTCTCTCCGCCTCGGCCGACACCCGGGCCCAGCACCACCGCATCTCGGCTCGCCGCCAGCTCGAGAATCGCCTTCTGGGCCGAGAGCGCGAGCGCGTGCTCGGCCGTCTCGGCAACCGGCGACGTCATGGCTTCGGTGCACTTCACCTCGAGGATCGGGTTCGTGCTCGCCGGGCAGGCGATCGTCACCAATCCGGCGCCGCTCCGGCTCGCGCCATGCGCGGCCAAGGCCGCTGCGCCGGTCATGCCTTCGGAGCCGGCCACCACCAGTACATGGCCGAAGGTCCCCTTGTGGCCATGTACGGGCCGCCCCGGCAGCAGTTCGCCCACCGCACGCCGAGTCCAGAGCTCGGCTTGTGGATGGATGCCCGGAGCCGCGTCGAGAATGCCGATGCGGCCCACACGAATCTGGCCCGCATGTCGTCGCCCGGGCTCCAGGGCCAACCCGAGTTTCGGAAGGCCCAGCGTGAGCGTGGCGTCTGCCTCCACGGCAACGCCCAATACCTGCCCCGTATCTGCATCGAGCCCCGACGGGAGATCGACCGAGAGAACCCGGACGCCCGCCGGCCGCTCGACGAGCTTCCGAATCCAACGCGCAAGCTCGCCCTCGACGGGTCGACGAAGGCCGGTTCCGAACAGGGCATCGACGATCACATCGCCAGCCCGCGCTCGTAGCCGGGTGCCGGTGGGCACGCCGACGCGCTCGGCGCGAGCGGCATTCGCAGCGGCATCGCCCTGTAGCTCGGCCGGAGGCAGCGCAGGAAGAATCTGAACCGGAACGCCCCGCGCATGAAGGTGCCGCCCCGCCACCCAGCCATCGCCACCATTGTTGCCGGCGCCGCAGAGGATCCAGACCCGCCCGCCTGGAGAAAGCAGGGCCTCGGCCTCTCGCGCCACAAGCTGGCCCGCGCACTCCATCAACAGCTCGCCGGCGATGCCGAGTGTCTCGATCGTATGGCGATCGAGCGCACGCATCTCTTCGGCAGTCAGGAGTGGCCAACGAGGAATAGGCATGGGTCCAGGTTAGCGGAGGGCGCGGAGCTTCTTAGGAGATCCGGCCTCGCAGGTCCCGGGTCGCCTGGTCGATGCCCGAGAGCAGGCCCCGGCCGACCCATTCACGGCCAACGGCCACCCACTCGCACACCGGCGCCACCTCCAACAAGCGAGCCGAGGATCGCTCGTCGAGGCGGCCTCCCAGGCCCACACGCAGGCCGAGCTTGGCGGCGAGACGAGTGGCGTCGGCAAGTCCGCCAAGCGCGGGCTCGGCCTCGCTTTCCGGCAGATCGACGAGCTGGTGGGTATCGAGCTCCACCGCGCGAATATCCGCATGGCGGGCCGCCTTGACGGCTTCCGGGTGCGGCGCGATACGCGCTATCACGCCGATCCCCGCCTCCTGGAGCGTGCGCACCACCGGGGAGAGCGCACTCCCCCAGGCCTGAAAATCGAGCGGCCCGGCAGCACGGCCGGCCGAGCGTGTCTCGGCGGCCAGAAGCACCCGCTCGGGCCTGGCTTCGAGCGCACTCTTCACGAGGGTCGGCATGGGCGCCATGCGTAGCTCGAGCTGTCGCGCCGCACGACGGACATCGAGCACATCGCTTTCCGTGACGGGCCGATGCTCTTCGAGGAGCCCAATGCGCACCGCATCGGAACCTCCAAGCTCCGCCAGAACAGCGGCCGCACCTAGCGTGGCCGTGCGTTGCAGCACCTGATCGCGAAGCACCGCGATCGAGTCGAGACCGGTGATGAGTTTTCGCATGGTCAGCTCGCGTCTCCGACGGCTCGGCTCAAGGCATCCGCCAGATCCTGGGCGTAGCCGGCGACCCGTTCTTCATCTTCGCCTTCGACCATCACGCGCGCCTTCGGCTCGGTGCCCGAGTATCGGATCAGGACACGCCCGGAGCTGCCGAGTTCGCTTTCCACCTGAGCCAGGCGCTCCAGGAACGTTGGCAGCTCTTCGATCGGCGTCTTCTCGCCCACCTCCACGTTGATCAGCGCCTGGGGGAAGCGTTCGAAATCCGCCACCAGCTCCGAGAGCGGCTTCTGCTGCTTGCACATCACCGCTAGTGCCTGAAGGCCGGTCAGCAGCCCGTCTCCCGTGGTGTTGTGATCCAGGAAGACGATATGACCACTCTGCTCGCCGCCTAGGTTGTAGCCGCCCTCTCGCATCCCCTCGACGACATAGCGATCACCGACCTTGGTGCGAATCAACCGAAGGCCGAGCTTCTCGACGGCCTTCTCGAGACCGATGTTGCTGTAGGCCGTCGCGACCATTCCGCCGCCGCGAAGTTTCCCGCGCTGCTGGAAGTCCTTTGCAAAGAGGGCCAACAATGCGTCACCGTCGACGACCTGGCCCTTTTCATCGACCAACATCACACGATCGGCGTCGCCGTCCACCGCGATACCGATATCGGCGCGCAGCTCTCTCACCTTGGCAGAGAGGCGTTCGGGGTGGAGTGAGCCTGCCTTCTCGTTGATGTTGGTGCCGTTCGGTTCCACACCGATGGTGAAGAGCTCGGCGCCAAGCTCCTGGAGCATGGTGGGGCCGACTTTGTAGGCGGCGCCATTGGCGCAATCGAGAACGACCCGCAGGCCCTCGAGATCCCGATCAAAGGGGAAGCACTTCTTCAGGAAGACGACGTAACGGCCCTCCGCATCATCGATTCTCTTCGCCCGCCCGATGGCATCGGGCATCGCGCGATGGCCGAGCAGCTCGTCGGAGGCAATCAACGCCTCGATCCGCTGTTCGACCGAATCGGGCAGCTTGAAGCCGTCATGAGCGAAGAACTTGATCCCGTTGTCGTGATAGGGATTGTGGCTCGCGGAGATCATGGCGCCTGCATCGCAGCGCATATCCCGCGTAAGGAATGCCATGGCCGGTGTCGGCATCGGGCCGACCTGGATCACGTTGCCGCCCATCGAGCAGATGCCCGCGGCCAACGCGTCCTCGAACATGTAGCCGGAGAGCCTCGTATCCTTGCCGATCAGGAACCGGTGCAGGCCGTCGCCGTCCCTCCGGAACACGTGGGCGATCGCCTGGCCGAGCTTCAATGCGACCTCGACCGTCATGGGAAAGACATTCGCCTTGCCCCGCACCCCGTCGGTTCCGAACAGCGCGTGAGGCCGCTCGTCGCTCATCCCGTCTCCTCCACTTCCACTTCGGGCTCCTCAGCGATGGGGGCCACCTGTACGCGGACGGTCACGTCCTGTTCCTTCTCGACCCAGACGTGGCGCCCAACCAGGGCCGGCTTCACACTCCGCTCCAGCGGCGCATCGAGGCCGTTCACATCAATCGTTTCGGTCATTACCTCCGCCAACCGAAGCACTTCGCTACGAGCGCCGGTAATCCAGATCCGGGCCGGCTCGACCTGGACCCCTTCGATGGCGAAGCCAGGCGCAGGGTCTCCAGCGACATCCGGGCGCAGGGGAACGGCCTTTCGGCCTCTCTGGGTGAGGGTGAACTCGATTCCGCCCGGAGAGCGACTGACGACCTGCAGGCCCCGGGGCAGCTCGAGCTCCTGGGTTTCGACGGTATGGGCCGTCACCCCGCGCTGGGCGCCAGAAAGATCGACGCCGTAGACCATGTCCCCGACCGAGAGCCTCCGCAGTGCGGCCCGACTCCCCCGCACCCGGACGTTGACCGTATCCGTGGATTGCTCGGTGACGACCAGTTTGTCCGGAACCCCCACCAGCGCCACGGGAAGATCGAAGCCCCGCTCGATCGACGAGGTGCTGTGGGAGAGCCCCCAGAGCAGGAACGCCGCGATCAGGGCCATCAACTTGAACCCGAGGTTCTTGAAGATTCTCATCGCGTGTGCACCGCATCCGAGGGACCCGTGGCGGAGCCGCCGCTCTCGGCCGGTTCCTCGATGCCCGCGACGATCTCCTCGATCGGTGCATCGAGGATCGAATCCCGCGAGAAGAGATCACGCAAGACCACCCGCAACTGCGGAGCACCCAGATTGCGCGTGAGCGTGCCGCCGACGACGACCGAGATCCCGCCCGTCTCTTCCGACACGACGATGACCACGGCGTCGGTTTCCTCGGTGATGCCCACCGCCGCCCTGTGCCGGGTGCCCATGCCCTCCGGCAGATCCCCGCTCAAGGTGAGCGGCAGGATGCAGCCTGCGTGGGTGACCCGGCCCTCCGTGATGATCACTGCGCCGTCGTGGATCGGGGAATAGGGCAAGAAGATCGAGGTCAGAAGCTCTTTGCTCACGACGCCATCGATCGGCGTGCCCGCTTCGACCAGATCCTCGAGTCCGCTATCGCGCTCTAGCACGATCAGTGCGCCGACTCGCTTTTCCGCCAGGCTCTGCCCGGCGCGCACCACCTCCTCGAGGATCTGCGATTCCTGGCGCTCGCTGATGCGGGGAAACACGCCGCGGCCCACCCGGGCCAGCACCCGCCGGATATCCGCCTGGAACAACACGATGATGATCAGCACGGCGGAGGCCAGGAAATTCTCGAGGATCCAGGAGAGGGTCACGAGATCGAAGAGATCCGAGACCAGCCGTAGGGCGAGCAGCGCCAACAGGCCCAGCAGGATCTGGATGGCCCGGGTGCCCTTCAACAGGAGGAGCAACCAGTAGATGCCCAGGCTGACGACCAGGATGTCGAGGGTGTCGCGGACTGGATCGAACGTCGTGGACAGGAACAACCAGAGTTCGGAGCTCTCCGCTCGCAGCCACTCGACCAGGAACTCGATCACGCCCTGGCCTCCCGCAGTGCCCGTGCAACCTGGACGGCACGACGTGCGCCGGCAACCTCGTGCACTCGAACCGCGTCCGCACCCGCAAACACCGCCACCGCACAGGCCGCTTGGCTGGCGGTATCTCGCGTGGCCGGCGCTTCATCGCCCGTGATGTGGGCGAGGAAGGATTTGCGAGAGGGTCCCACCATCACAGGTCGTCCGACTCGCTCGCGTAGCTCGCCGACACGGGCCAGCAGCGCCAGGTTGTGTCGGAGTTCCTTGCCGAAACCGATTCCCGGGTCGATCGCGATCTGTTCGGAGGCCACGCCCGCGGCTTCTGCAGCCGCCACCGCAGCGCGAAGCTCACCCGCCACCTCGGCCAGGACATCCTCGAACTGCACAGCGTCCTGCATGTCGGCGGGCACACCGCGCAGATGGCCAACGACCAGGCCCGCATCATGACGTGCGACCACCTGTGCGAGTGCGGGATCGAAGGCGAGCCCCGAGACATCGTTCACGATCGTAGCCCCGGCCTCGAGCGCAGCGGATGCGACCTCGGCCTTGCGCGTATCGATCGATAGAGGGATGTCCAGATGCTTGGCGAGAGCCTCGATCACCGGCCGCGTACGCAGGATCTCCTCCCTGGCCGGCACTTCTTCCGCACCCGGTCGGGTCGATTCTCCGCCCACATCGATCCAATGCGCACCGGCCTCGACCATCGCCCGGGCCTCTCGCAGCGCGGATTCCACATCCACGCTTTCGCCACGGCGCAGGAAGCGACCGCCGTCCGAGAAGGAATCGGGAGTCGCGTTCAGCACCCCGACGATCGTCACGCGTTCCGGCGGGAGGATCGTCGTCCTGGTCATCCGCCAACCTCTCTGGGGGGAGGTGATTCGATCAGCCGGGCATCGGCTCCGGATCCGGCAGTTTGCCGTCCGGCAGTTCATCGGGTTGATCCGGCGAAGCCGGGTTCACCGTACCATCCGCAGGGTCGTCCGCCGGAGCCTCCGCCGTCGGCGGCGGCATGGGTGCAAGCTCTTCACCGGCAAGCAGCCTTTCGAGATCGCTCGTTTCCAGGGTCTCTCGCTCGAGCAGGGCGGCCGTGACCTTTTCGAGAACCTCCCGGTTCTCCGCCAGCAGGGCCTTGGCCTGGTCATAGTGACCGTTGAGGAGGCTCGACACCTCTTCATCGATCAGCCGTGCCGTGTCCTCGCTGTAGCTCTTGCGCGTCGCCAG
This window encodes:
- a CDS encoding cysteine desulfurase — encoded protein: MRIYLDFNATTPVHPEVCEAMQEMLRENWGNPSSTYIEGARARRAIEGAREQVAALVGADFDEILFTGSATEANNTAIHSIARANDRTRFLSSTIEHPSVDEPLALLGEHDSTIVQIGVDEAGRLDLTALRLQVDDRTALVAVILANNEIGVVQDIPTIAEIAHRVGAHLHVDATQALGKIPVDVSTLGADSLVGSAHKFYGPKGAGFLWARSGVPLAPWIRGGPQEKRRRGGTENTAGIVGLGCAAELARRDLGIRAAECARHRDRLWEGIVAGVPGVRRNGSAEHVLPNTLNIEFEGAAGDLLLEMLDGEGVAVSAGAACASGSIEPSHVLSALGRTPQEARGTLRFSTGLGTNEAQIDRVLALLPELVGRAREVAA
- a CDS encoding YihY family inner membrane protein gives rise to the protein MDSIFERVRAFFRDDLWSREPLPAPLGWLRSVVQLGFLIAEGFVKDHLTLRAYHLTFLTMISIVPLLAIAVAMVDLIGGGPEVVQQLLGKFAAVTPEAQDFLLKQVGEFNFKALGGVSGGVVLFTTILQIGGVEKGLNAIWGVPEQRPWVRRIPDYMAVIFVAPILMGVAIPLRTTIESQWLVQRMRDVPWVNALLASGIEYAPLLLSLLAFAFLYWFLPNTRVRPRSALLGGGVAAILFGLAQVAFVATVRGSSRYGAALGALAGVALFMIWVYWSWNVVLFGAEVAYAHQTLNLYRREVRGQAPGAAARETIGLAIAVQCAKAFEEGSEPWTADTLSDTLDVPLRSVREILGDLEADGILSPCGADQHGAFQLGRPAEHVRVADVLTALQGERHVALGTPEVAREVNAVLTEIDQAAAPAAEGKSLRDLVFDLGGPGEPTQLASGK
- a CDS encoding helix-hairpin-helix domain-containing protein; the protein is MSRRGGAALALAAFLLAVPLAREASRQTRPTWAEGPRGDVTAVEGLLFGEGLDPNGASALELTVLPGIGPARADAIVAHRGRTPFCRPTDLERVPGLGPRTVARLRDWLAIDPGAPGCPGPSKG
- a CDS encoding aspartate kinase; the encoded protein is MSLIVQKFGGTSVGDPERIRNVARRVVATKQAGHDVAVVVSAMSGETNQLVALAKELGGQVPSPREYDVLVSTGEQKTIALLVMAIHQLGHEARSFTGAQIGMRTDGDHSRARILSIDAERIRSAISSGEVPVIAGFQGTDDNGNITTLGRGGTDTSAVAVACALKADVCEIYTDVDGVFTTDPNMVPAARKLDRISYEEMLEMASLGAKVLQIRSVKFAMADGIPIHVRSSFHEGEGTWVVREEDVMERLVVSGVTYNRSEAKIRVLGVKDNPGVAAALFGPLSRAGTVVDMIIQNMSQDGTTDMTFTVPRDDYDGALELMKDHAASVGAEQVEGDQEIAKVSVVGLGMKDHAGVAAQMFEALAAEGINIQLITTSEIKISVVIEEKYTELAVRTLHAAFVEAGAAEPVAEV
- the tsaE gene encoding tRNA (adenosine(37)-N6)-threonylcarbamoyltransferase complex ATPase subunit type 1 TsaE; translation: MRNWPSKSPTETSALARALATALLQVGNGKGWVVSLNGPLGAGKTLFAKALAEGLGIDPSGVSSPTFVIANEYGAPPELRLVHADWYRVESEDELMASGLHDWLAPGVGLVVEWGDRFPEALPQDRLEIELRPGGGVEDRHVCVAALGPASRATLERWSAACP
- a CDS encoding NAD(P)H-hydrate dehydratase, translating into MPIPRWPLLTAEEMRALDRHTIETLGIAGELLMECAGQLVAREAEALLSPGGRVWILCGAGNNGGDGWVAGRHLHARGVPVQILPALPPAELQGDAAANAARAERVGVPTGTRLRARAGDVIVDALFGTGLRRPVEGELARWIRKLVERPAGVRVLSVDLPSGLDADTGQVLGVAVEADATLTLGLPKLGLALEPGRRHAGQIRVGRIGILDAAPGIHPQAELWTRRAVGELLPGRPVHGHKGTFGHVLVVAGSEGMTGAAALAAHGASRSGAGLVTIACPASTNPILEVKCTEAMTSPVAETAEHALALSAQKAILELAASRDAVVLGPGVGRGGETLDLIRRLAEQLAVPLILDADGLLAFRGQLDVLKARQPVTIVTPHPGEAAALLDQTTAEVLADRPKAARALARASGAVVVLKGAGTVTAEPTGQLAVNPTGGPVLGTGGTGDVLAGVVGGFIAQGLSAFQAGIAGPAVHGAAGELFASRRGDVGLLAGELVDLLPEVLEAYRRTAEEEAAPEGDVLGFPEPADAQLAFQESH
- a CDS encoding pyridoxine 5'-phosphate synthase; amino-acid sequence: MRKLITGLDSIAVLRDQVLQRTATLGAAAVLAELGGSDAVRIGLLEEHRPVTESDVLDVRRAARQLELRMAPMPTLVKSALEARPERVLLAAETRSAGRAAGPLDFQAWGSALSPVVRTLQEAGIGVIARIAPHPEAVKAARHADIRAVELDTHQLVDLPESEAEPALGGLADATRLAAKLGLRVGLGGRLDERSSARLLEVAPVCEWVAVGREWVGRGLLSGIDQATRDLRGRIS
- a CDS encoding phosphoglucosamine mutase, whose translation is MSDERPHALFGTDGVRGKANVFPMTVEVALKLGQAIAHVFRRDGDGLHRFLIGKDTRLSGYMFEDALAAGICSMGGNVIQVGPMPTPAMAFLTRDMRCDAGAMISASHNPYHDNGIKFFAHDGFKLPDSVEQRIEALIASDELLGHRAMPDAIGRAKRIDDAEGRYVVFLKKCFPFDRDLEGLRVVLDCANGAAYKVGPTMLQELGAELFTIGVEPNGTNINEKAGSLHPERLSAKVRELRADIGIAVDGDADRVMLVDEKGQVVDGDALLALFAKDFQQRGKLRGGGMVATAYSNIGLEKAVEKLGLRLIRTKVGDRYVVEGMREGGYNLGGEQSGHIVFLDHNTTGDGLLTGLQALAVMCKQQKPLSELVADFERFPQALINVEVGEKTPIEELPTFLERLAQVESELGSSGRVLIRYSGTEPKARVMVEGEDEERVAGYAQDLADALSRAVGDAS
- a CDS encoding TIGR00159 family protein produces the protein MFLSTTFDPVRDTLDILVVSLGIYWLLLLLKGTRAIQILLGLLALLALRLVSDLFDLVTLSWILENFLASAVLIIIVLFQADIRRVLARVGRGVFPRISERQESQILEEVVRAGQSLAEKRVGALIVLERDSGLEDLVEAGTPIDGVVSKELLTSIFLPYSPIHDGAVIITEGRVTHAGCILPLTLSGDLPEGMGTRHRAAVGITEETDAVVIVVSEETGGISVVVGGTLTRNLGAPQLRVVLRDLFSRDSILDAPIEEIVAGIEEPAESGGSATGPSDAVHTR
- the folP gene encoding dihydropteroate synthase, which encodes MTRTTILPPERVTIVGVLNATPDSFSDGGRFLRRGESVDVESALREARAMVEAGAHWIDVGGESTRPGAEEVPAREEILRTRPVIEALAKHLDIPLSIDTRKAEVASAALEAGATIVNDVSGLAFDPALAQVVARHDAGLVVGHLRGVPADMQDAVQFEDVLAEVAGELRAAVAAAEAAGVASEQIAIDPGIGFGKELRHNLALLARVGELRERVGRPVMVGPSRKSFLAHITGDEAPATRDTASQAACAVAVFAGADAVRVHEVAGARRAVQVARALREARA